The following are encoded in a window of Solibacillus sp. FSL R7-0668 genomic DNA:
- the rsmD gene encoding 16S rRNA (guanine(966)-N(2))-methyltransferase RsmD, with amino-acid sequence MRVVAGDRKGMPLKAVAGSTTRPTTDKVKESIFNIIGPFFDGGTVVDLFAGSGGLGIETLSRGAAHALFIEKDSRAYQVLQENIKKCRYEDVSELFRVDAARAVKALVKREIVIDYLFVDPPYHKKEYYDLVETLVAGGKLSEQAIIMCEHSTEVTLPENYGMYRLVRQETYGSTIISIYRYEGEEGAIE; translated from the coding sequence ATGCGCGTAGTAGCGGGTGATCGAAAAGGAATGCCATTGAAGGCCGTAGCGGGTAGTACAACTCGTCCAACAACCGATAAAGTAAAGGAATCGATATTTAATATCATTGGCCCATTTTTTGACGGTGGGACAGTCGTCGATTTGTTTGCTGGTAGTGGTGGGCTAGGAATTGAGACGTTAAGCCGCGGGGCAGCGCATGCTTTATTTATAGAAAAGGATAGTCGCGCATACCAAGTGTTGCAGGAAAACATCAAAAAATGCCGTTATGAGGACGTTTCAGAATTATTCCGAGTCGATGCAGCACGTGCGGTAAAGGCATTAGTAAAGCGTGAAATTGTGATTGATTATTTATTTGTCGATCCACCTTATCACAAAAAAGAGTATTATGATTTAGTCGAAACGCTTGTAGCAGGCGGAAAATTATCTGAGCAGGCGATAATTATGTGTGAGCATTCTACAGAAGTCACACTGCCAGAAAATTACGGGATGTACCGTCTTGTTAGACAAGAAACGTATGGCAGTACAATTATTTCGATTTATCGTTACGAAGGAGAAGAGGGAGCAATCGAATGA
- the coaD gene encoding pantetheine-phosphate adenylyltransferase — MTEKIAVVPGSFDPITKGHLDIIRRAADVFDVVYVAVLNNSAKQPLFTVEERSALIKEVTKELPNIRIETSSGLLIDYAREKNAKAIVRGLRAVSDFEYEMQITSMNRVLDENIETFFIMTKNQYSFLSSSIVKEVAKYGGNVSELVPAIVEQALKQKFNH; from the coding sequence ATGACGGAAAAAATAGCTGTAGTACCAGGGAGTTTTGACCCGATTACAAAAGGGCATTTGGATATTATTCGACGTGCCGCAGATGTGTTTGATGTAGTTTATGTCGCTGTATTAAACAATTCTGCAAAACAGCCATTATTTACGGTAGAAGAGCGTTCAGCGTTAATTAAAGAGGTAACGAAGGAATTACCGAACATTCGTATCGAAACGTCCTCGGGGCTTTTAATTGATTATGCTCGCGAAAAAAATGCAAAGGCAATCGTGCGTGGATTGCGTGCTGTTTCAGACTTTGAATATGAAATGCAAATCACATCGATGAACCGTGTATTAGACGAAAATATCGAAACATTTTTCATCATGACAAAAAATCAATATTCGTTTTTAAGCTCAAGCATTGTCAAGGAAGTTGCGAAATATGGGGGCAATGTAAGCGAGCTTGTACCAGCAATCGTGGAACAAGCATTAAAACAAAAATTTAATCACTAA